In Blattabacterium cuenoti, the genomic stretch CTATTCCCTCTTGAAAATTTCTTTTTTATAATAGTAGTTTTAGTTTTGATTTTTGAATTTATTTGTTTCATTTAAAATATGTTCTATCCCATCGGAAATAGAAAATATTCCCATATGTCCTAATCCATGACGTCGCAATGATATCATTTGATCTTTTTCCTCTTTTTTTCCTAAAATAATCATATAAGGAATTTTATTTTCTTCAGAATCCCTTATTTTTTTGTTAATTTTCTCATTTCTATTATCAATAAACGCACGAATATTGTAATTCGACATTAAATTTAAAATTTTTTTTGCATAGATTATATATTTTTCACTTATAGGAAGTATGACAGCTTGATTCGGAACCAACCACAATGGAATATTTCCTTTTGTATGTTCTATCATAATAGCAATAATACGTTCTAATGAACCAAAAGGAGCTCTATGGATCATTACTGGACGACATTTTTCATTATTTTTTCCTTTATAATATAAATCAAATCTTTCAGGTAAATTATAATCTACTTGAATTGTTCCAAGTTGCCAACTTCTACCTAAAGAATCTTTTATTAAAAAATCTAGTTTTGGTCCATAAAAAGCGGCTTCTCCATAATTAACATATGATTCGATTTTTTCTTCTTTGACTATTTGTAATATAGCCTTTTCAGCTTTTTCCCAATTTATTTCTGATCCTATATAATCACCTATTTTTTTAGGATCTCTAAGAGAGATACGAACTGTATATGTAAAAAAACTTAATGAACGAAAAACATAAAAAATTAAATTAATAACTTTCTTAAATTCTTCTAATAATTGATCATAAGTACAAAAAATATGTGCATCATCTTGAGTAAAACATCTTACTCTGGTTAATCCATGAAGCTCTCCACTTTGTTCATAGCGATATACTGTTCCAAATTCAGCAAAACGTTTAGGAAGATCACGATAAGACCATTCTTGAGAACGATAAATCTCACAATGATGAGGACAATTCATAGGTTTTAAAAGAAATTCTTCTTCTTTACGAGGAGTATGAATAGTTCGAAAATGATCTTTTCCATATTTATTCCAATGTCCACTTCTAACATATAATTTTTTATGGCCAATATGTGGAGTAACGACCATTTCATATCCTGATTTTTTTTGAACGTCAATTAAAAATTCTTCCAAATTTTTTCTTAAAACTGTTCCTCTAGGTAACCATAAAGGTAATCCGGTTCCTACTCTATCAGAAAAAATAAAAAATTTAAGTTTTCTACCTATTTTTCTATGATCATAATCTTTTTGATAAGATGATTTATTTTTATTCATAAAAATAAGTTACAAGTTTTTTTATTTTATGATTTATGATGATAAAAATAAATATAATGTAGATGCTATTATCCCCCCTACAATAGGACCAATTATAGGAACCCAAGCATAATTCCAATGATTTTTTACTTTTCCCGTAATAGGAATAATAGAATATATAATTCTTGGACCTAAATCACGAGCAGGATTTATAGCAGCACCTGTAGCCCCTCCTAAAGATAGAACAACGCCTAACACGACTAAAGCATAAGGAATAGCCCCTAAAGACCCTAACCCTATAGGATATTTTCTTTCTCCAAAAAAAAGAATTCCTTCTGTAGAAAGATATAAAGAAATAAATATAAAAATGAAAGTTGCTAATACTTCACTTAAAAAATTAGAAAATAAATTTTTTATAGAAGGGATAGTCACAAAAACAGATAATTTTTCTTGTTCGTCTTGAGTTTCCAAAAAATGATCCTTGTATAAAACCCATACAAATAAAGATCCTAACATAGCTCCAACGAATTGAGAAAAAATATAAAAAGGAACCATTTCCCACCTAAATTTTCCAATTATGGCAAAACTGATTGTTACACATGGATTTAAATGAGCTCCACTATAAGGAGCAGAAACTATTATTGCCATAAAAACAGCTAATGCCCATCCTAGAGTAATAGGAACCCATCCTCCATATTTGCTATGCCCTTTAGTTTTTGATAAAATCACATTTGCAACTACTCCATTTCCTAAAAATACTAGAATCATTGTTCCTATGATTTCTGCATATATTTTTGTCATTATATTACTTATTTTATTTTTCTAGACCAAGAACGAGTTGTTTTAATAGCTCTTTTCCAACCTTGAATTCTTTTCAATCTACTAGACATTTCTTTTGGTTCAAAAACTTGTTCTAATTGCCATTTATCTTGAATTTCTTCAAGACTACTCCAATAATTTACAGCTAATCCAGCTAAATAAGCAGCTCCTGCCGCTGTTAATTCAGAAATTTTTGATTTGACAACTTTGACATTTAAAATATCAGATTGAAATTGCATTAATAATTTATTTACTGTTGCTCCTCCATCTACACGAAGTTCTTTTATAGAAATACCAGAATCTGCTTCCATCGCTTTAAGTACGTCCATATTTTGGAAAGCAATGCTTTCTAAAGCAGCTCTAACAAAATGTGCAGAAGAAGTTCCTCTCGTAATTCCTACAATAGTACCTCTAGCTTTTTGATCCCAATAAGGAGCTCCTAAACCTGAAAAAGCTGGAACCATATATAAACCTTCTGTATTGTCCACTGAAGAAGCTAATTTTTCCGCTTCGTTAGAAGATAAAAGTAACCCAAGTCCGTCTCTTAACCATTGAATCACAGCTCCTGCAATAAAAACACTTCCTTCCAATGCATATTGGACTTGATTTTTAATCTTCCAAGCAATAGTAGTAATTAAATTATTTTGAGAAAAAACAGGATGATTACCCACATTCATTAACATAAAACATCCCGTTCCATAAGTATTTTTTACCATACCAATTTTAGTACACATTTGACCAAAAAGAGCGGCTTGTTGATCTCCTGCAATACCAGATATAGGAATTTTATGTGATAAAATATGTCCTGTCGTATAACCAAAAATTTCGCTAGATGACTTTACTTCTGGAAGCATGTTTACTGGAATATTAAATAGATCTATCAGTTCTTGATCCCAACTTAATGTATGAATATTAAATAACATAGTACGCGAAGCATTAGTTACATCTGTAACATGAATTTCTTTTCCAGTTAAATTCCATATTAACCATGAATCTATTGTTCCAAATGCTAAGGATCCAGAGTCAGCTTTTTTTTGAGCTCCTGGAATATTTTCCAGAATCCATCTAATTTTTGTAGCGGAAAAATATGGATCTATAATTAAACCTGTTTTTTTTCGAATCATTTCGGTTAATCCTTCTTTTTTAATTTGATCACAATATTTGAATGTTCGTCGATCTTGCCATACTATAGCATTAAAAATAGGTTCTCCTGTTTTTTTATCCCAAACAACAGTAGTTTCTCTTTGATTTGTGATTCCTATTGATACAATATTTTCACCTTCTAAGTTAGCTTTTAAAATAGCTTCCAAAGCAACTGAAGCTTGTGTAGACCATATTTCTTCTGCATTGTGTTCTACCCATCCCGGATGAGGATAAATTTGTGTAAATTCTCTTTGAGCTACGGAAACAATATTCCCAACTTGATCAAAAATAATAGCTCTAGAACTGGTAGTTCCCTGGTCTAATGACAGCACATATTTTTTCATAAACATATAATAACTTTTCGACCCTACTATTAAGCCACTGGATAATAGTATTGCATAGCTAGCTTTTTGAAAGCAGCTACTTGTGATTTTTCCCATTTTTCATCTCTAGAAAGTTCTTTAGCCATTAATGTAGCTATTCTTGGTGCTATATCTATAGCTTTTTTAGCATTCAAAAATAACAAACGAAATCTTCTAGCCAAAACATCTTCAATTGTTCTCGCCATTTCATAACGAACCATCCAAATTACTTCTGCTTCAGTATAAGAAGAAGAATTTTTTGATATTAAAGAAACACCTAATAATGGATTTTTATCAATTAATTTTTTGATATGATATTCATCTTCTCCATATTTATTCCAATGATAATTTTTACTTTTATATGAAGAATAAGATCCATAAATTTTAAGATTTTTTGTTACAGAAGGCTTTTTATTTAGATTACCTATATTAATAGCTTTATTGACTGTATCTTCTGCCATTTTTCTGTATGTAGTCCATTTTCCACCTATAATACTAATCAATCCAGATGGACTAATTATAAGTTTATGAGATCTAGAAATATCTTTCGTTTTAGTATCCGTAGAACAAAAATTATTAGGGAGAAAAAGAGGACGTAATCCGGAAAATGCACTTAGTATATCACTTTTTTTTGTATGAATTACAAAATATTTATTGAAAGTTTGTAATATAAAATCAATTTCTTCTTCCAAAGGTTTTGGTTCAAGAACACTTTTTTCTAAAAAAGTATCTGTGGTTCCAACCAAAACATGATCATACCATGGAACACAAAATAAGACTCTTCCATCTTGAGTTTTTGGAATCACTATCGCATTTGAACTACTAAAAAAAGATTTATCTAATACAACATGTGTTCCTTGACTTGGTTTGATTACAATAGGACATGTCGACTCATCCATTTTTGAAATAGAATCATAGAAAACACCAGTAGCGTTTATAACTACTTTTGAATAAATAGAATATTTTTTTTTAGTTTCGACATCACAGGCTAGAACTCCAGAAATTTTATTTCCAACTTTTTTTAGTAAACTTATTACCTGAAAATAATTTAACAAAATTCCACCTTTCTTAACACAAGTTTGTGCTAAATTTATAGCTAAACGTGAATCATCAAACTGTCCATCATAATATAAAATACCTCCTTTTAACTCTTTACTTTTAATTTCTGGAAAACTTTTGATTATTTCACTTTTAGATAAAAATTTAGATTTTCCAAAACTTAGAGAGCCAGATAACCATTCATACAATTTTAATCCAGTCCAATACATAATACCCATTTTCCAATTGAAAATTGGAATAATAAATTTTTGTTTTTTGACTAAATGAGGAGCATTTTTTAATAAAAAACCTCTTTCTCGTAATGCTTCATAAACTAATCTTATATTTCCTTGAGCTAAATATCGTATCCCTCCATGAACTAATTTCGTGCTTCTACTAGAAGTAGCTTTAGAAAAGTCAGATTGTTCTAGTAAAAGAGTTTTATATCCTCTAGAAGAAGAATCTAAAGCTATTCCTAATCCTGTAGCTCCACCTCCTATTATGATGATATCCCAAATATCTACATTATCTAAGATCTCCAAAAACTTATCTCTATTTAAAAAACCTTTCATCATGTTTCAATGTTTCACTCATATCAAATTCCAAACGGAACATTTTATCGTATTTTTGAAATGTTAAATGAACAAAATTAAAAATATTTTCAATAAAAGAAAATTTTAATTAAAATCATACATTCCTTTCTTTATTAATCATTTGATATATAAAATCTTTTACAATTTTTTTTCCTGAATGAGCATGAATTTTTTTCATAATTTGACTCATGTCATGAAATTGCTTCAAAAAAATATCTATATCATTCAATTTTATACCAGATCCTTTAGATATTCTTTGTCTTCTTCTTATATCCGAAAGGATTTTCGGATGATTTCTTTCATAAGGAGTCATAGAATGAATAATTGCTTCTACTTTTTTGAAAGAATTTGTTTGATTTCCAGAAAAAGAAAAATATCTATCGATTCCGGGAATCATTGAAATCAGATTTTTTATATTTCCTATTTTTTTAATTTGTTGAATTTGTTCTAATAAATCACTAAAACCAAAACGATTTTTTGAAATTTTTTTATAAATTTTTTGAGTTCTTTTTTCATCAAATTTATCTTGTACTTTTTCAACTAAAGAAACTATATCACCCATACCTAATATTCTATTAGCTATTCTATCTGGATGAAAAACTTCCAAATCTTCTATTTTTTCACCATTACTAATAAATTTTATAGGTTTTTTCACTACACTAGATATGGTTATAGCAACGCCCCCTCTACTATCTCCATCTAATTTCGTTATTACAATACCATCAAAGTTTAACACTTTTGAAAAAGATTGAGCCGTATTTATAGCATCTTGTCCTGTCATCGTATCTACAACAAATAAAATTTCATCTGGGTTAGAATATTGATTTATTTTTTTGATTTCTTCCATCATGATCGCATCTATTGCTAACCTTCCAGCTGTATCAATGATAATTACGTTTTTCTTTTTTTTAGAAGCATAAATAATAGATTGAGACACAATCTCAATAACGTTTTTACATTCTTTTAAAGAAAAAACAGGAATGTTTATTTTTTCAGCTATCAATTTCAGTTGATCTATAGCTGCAGGACGATGAATATCTGCAGCAACTAATAAAGGAAATTTGTTTTTTTTTCTTAGAAAGAAAGCAAGTTTAGAGGAAAAAGAAGTTTTTCCGCTTCCTTGTAATCCACAAATTAAAATAATAGTAGGATCTTTAGAAAGATTCATTTCTCCACTTTTTTCTCCCATTATTGAAACTAATTCGTCATATACTATTTTAATAATTAATTGTCTTGGATTTAAGGAAGTTAATACTTTTTTTCCAAGTGACTTCTTTTGAACTCTTTGAATAAAATTTTTAACTATTTTATAATTAACGTCTGCATCAATAAGTGATTTTGCGATTTCTTTTAAAGAAGATGCAATATTAACTTCTGTAATTGTATTATGTCCCTTCAAAATATGAAGAGCTTGAGATAATTTATTTTGTAAACGTTCAAACATAAAGTATACATTTTATTTACTAATATATTACTTATTACTACTTACTACATACGATCAAGCATTTTAATGCCTAATAAATTCATTCCAGATTTTAAAACATTTCCTGTGATATGGATAATATTCATACAAATGTTGCTATGAATCATGTTTAAGGGATCTATTAATTTCTTATTTTGATAAAGATGATTAAAAGTTTTAGATACTTCATAAATATAATTTGCTATTAAAGAAGGATTTAAATGCATTGCTGCTTTTTTTAAAACAAATGGATATTTTTGAAGAATTTTGATCATGTTTTTTTCATGTATGTCAAATTTTATATTTGACCAATAATAATTAATTAATGAACAAAAATTGAAAAACTTTCGTTCTAAAGAACGAAGTCTTGAATAAGTATATTGAATATATGTTCCTGTTTTTCCTTTAAAATCTATAGATTTTTCAGGATGAAAAATTATTTTTTTTCTCGGGTCTATTTTAAGAAAATAATATTTCAAAGCTCCTAATCCTATTATTTCAGCATCTTGATCTTCTTTTCTATCTTGATATTCAGATTCATGAAATTTTTTTAAAAAATTCTTTTTTGCAATAGAAGACATTTTTAAAATTAAACTATCTGCATCTATAATATTTCCTTCCCTTGATTTCATTTTTCCACTTGGCAAATATACCATTTCATAAGATAAATGGGATAATTTATTGACCCATATATATCCTAAACGTTTTAATACATTAAAAAGAACTTGAAAATGATAATCTTGTTCTTTTCCTACGATATAAATAATTTGATCTACATTGTATTTTTTGAAACGTTCCACAGCCGTTCCAATATCTTGAGTTATGTATACAGAGGTTTGATCAGATCGTAATAAAAGTTTTTGATCAAAACCTTCCTTTATTAAATCGATCCAAATCGATCCATCTTTTTTTTGGAAAAAAATACCTTTCTTAAGACCTTTTTTCACAATTTTTTTTCCAATATCATAAACATCACTCTCGTATTCTGTTTGATCAAAAGTAATTTCCAATTTTTTATAAGTCTCTTTAAACCCTTTATAAACCCATTGATTCATTTCTTTCCAAGTTTCTCTAATAACAGGATCTCCTAATTCCCATTTTTTCAAAATTTCTCTAGCCTCATTCATAATTGTATTTTGAATGGGTCTTTGACTGTTACAAGACTCTTCTTGAATTTCTTTACGATAAATTTTATCAAATAAACTATAATATTTTCCTACAAAATGATCTCCTTTCATTTTAACATTATCAGGCGTTTTTCCTTTTCCAAATCTCTTCCAAGCTATCATAGATTTACATATATGTATTCCTCTATCATTAATAATTTGAGTTTTGATTATTTCATGCCCAACCGTTTTTAATATTTCAGCTATAGATGATCCAATAAGACTATTTCTAATATGGCCTAAATGAAGAGGTTTATTTGTATTAGGGGAAGAGTATTCTATCATGATTTTTTTAGAATGATGTTTTAAATCATAAAAATTTGTGTTTAACATGTTTTTCAAGAGATAAATATAATAACCATCTTCGAAAATAAAGTTTAAAAATCCTTTAACAACAGAAAAATGAATCAGTTCTTTTAACTTATTTTGAACATAATTTCCTATATTGATTCCTATTTCATCAACAGACTTTTTTAATTTTTTTGATAAAGGAAATAAAATTAAAGTAATATCTCCTGGATATTCCTTTTTAGTATATTGAAAATCTAATTCAGTAGAATCATATAATTTATATAAAACAAACACAGATTCTTTTACTATTTTTTCTATGGATTGAAAATGATCATTCATAAACGATATCAAATGATTTTTTTACAAATCTCTTTTTAATAAAACTCTCCATCCAAAAGGATCTTCAGATCGATTGTGTTGTATATCCAATAATTTTTTCTTTAAATAAAAAGATATTCTTTTTTTCTCTGCAATATTTGGTAATAAAAAATTATTTCCTTTATAACTAATTGTTTGAAAATCATTAACAACAACAGCGGTCCCACAACCAAAAGCTTCTTTTAATTCACCGGTATGAAATCCTTTGATAATTTCTGAAACGTTTAAACTTCGTTCTTCAACGAAAAAGCCTTCTTTTTTAGCTAAAGAAAGAATACTTTTACAAGTAATTCCACTTAATATGTTATCATTGGCTTTTGGGGTTATAAGTTTATTATTTAAATAGAAAAAAACATTCATAGTTCCGGATTCTTCAATCATTGTGTGAGTAGAAGAATCTGTCCACAATATTTGATCAAATCCTTCTTCATGAGCAAGTCTAGTAGGATAAAAAGAAGAAGCATAATTACCAGCAGCTTTAGTAAATCCAACACCTCCTGATGCAGAACGACTATATTTTTCCTCTATTTTAATTTTTAAAGGATGTTTATAATAAGTATCTGCGGGAGTAGATATAATCATAAACATGTAATCCTTAGAAGGCTTAGCAGACAAAACTCCATCAGTTGCAATTAGAAAAGGACGAATATATAGAGATTGTCCATAATTTTTTGGAATCCAATCCCTGTCTAAATCTATTAATTTTTTTAATCCATTTAAAAAAATATTTTTTGGAATATTTGGCATTTCTAAACGGGTAGCAGATCTATTGATTCTTTTTAAATTTTCTTCCGGACGAAATAAAAAAACATTTTCATTCTCATCTTTATAAGCTTTCATACCTTCAAAAACAGCTTGTCCATAATGGAATACTAAAGATATAGGGGAAAACATTATATTTCCAAAAGGTTTTATAATAGAATTTTTCCATTCTCCATTCTTGAATTCAGAACAAAACATATGATCAGAATACTGATTTCCAAAAACAATATTGTTAAAATCCATTTCTTCAATCCTAGAACGTAAAGTTTTTTCTATTTTCATAAAATTAAAAAACATTAATCGAAATCAAACAAAACAAGACACTACAATACAAAACAAATATAATAAATAATAAAATTTATTAACTATCATGCATTATTTCTAATACTTTTTCTACAATATTTTCCACAGAAGGCTTGGAAAAATAATCTCCATCTGATCCATAGGGAGGACGATGTTCTTTAGCTGTGATCGTAACAGGTGGACTATCTAAATAATAATATCCATTTTGTTCTTCTAATATTTTTTGTAAAATATAAGCGGAAGCTCCTCCTGGAACATCTTCATCTATGATCAATAATCTATTAGTTTTTTGTAAACTTTTTACAATATCTTTTTGTAAATCAAATGGAATTAACGATTGAATATCAATAACTTCAGAATTTATATTCATCTTATATAATTCTTCTGCTGCTTCGCTAACAATTCTCCAAGTAGAACCGTAAGTGACCATAGTAATATCTTTTCCTTTTCTTGTTTTTTCTACTACTCCAATAGGAGTTCTAAATAAACCTAAATTATTTGGTAATTTTTCTTTAATTCTATATCCATTAAGACATTCGACGACTAAAGCAGGATCATCTCCAGATAATAAAGTATTATAAAATCCAGCCGCTTTAACCATATTTCTGGGAACGAGAACTAAAATTCCTCTCAAATAATTAATCATTCCACCCATTGGAGACCCAGAATGCCATATTCCTTCTAAACGATGTCCTCTAGTTCTAATAATAACAGGAGCTTTTTGTCCTCCTTTTGTTCGATATTGCAAACAAGCTAAATCATCACTCATAATTTGTAGGGCATATAAAATATAATCTATGTATTGAATTTCGACTATAGGACGAAGCCCTCGCATTGCAAGACCTATTCCTTGACCAATAATGGTAGACTCACGTATTCCTGTATCACAAACACGAATTTTTCCATATTTTTTTTGCAATCCTTCCAAACCTTGATTCACATCTCCTATTTTTCCGACATCTTCTCCAAATATTAAAAGATCAGGATGTATTTCTAATAATTTATCAAAATTTTCTCTTAATACAATCCTACCATCTACTTCAAGATTAGTATATATAGGAAAAACTTCTGTTTTCTTCATAGATGCTTTTTCAGAAATGCTATACAAATGTGAAGAATAATTTTCTTGTTCTTCATGGTATTTTTTTCTAATCCACTTTATCAAAGAATCTTTTTGATCAGACTTCACTTCTTTTAAAAAATATAATATTTTTCTAGCAATGCGAAAGATTGATTTTTTTGTAGGATAATTTTTAGTTGTATTATGTAATTCTTGAATATATTTTTGAATCCATTTTTTTTCTTTATAAGTATTTTGTATTTTATATAAGATGCTTGCTACTTCATTTTTAATTTTAATAATAGGTTTTTGAAACGCTTTCCAAGCTTTTTCTTTTTCATTTTCAACATATTTTTTAGCTTCTCCATCTATTTGATCTAAAAAACTAACATTAGCTATTTTACAACAATCTTTTTCATTGATTCGAAAATTAAGAATCCAATCTCGAAATTTTTTTATTCCATCATTATTCACTTCCCATTCTAAACGTTCTTTAGACTTGTATCTTTCATGTGAAGAAGAAGTAGAATGTCCTTGAGGTTGAGTTAAATTTGTTACATGTATGACAACGGGAACATGTTCATAACGAGCAATTTTATCTGCTGTAACATATGTTTTCGTAAGATCTATGTAATTCGATCCATTTACACGAATAATTTCTATTCCTTTTTCTTTTTTATTCCTATGAAAACCAGATAAAAGATCACTAATATTTTTTTTTGAAAATTGATATTTATTCGGAACAGATATTCCATATTCATCATCCCAAATAGAAAGGATTATTGGTATTTGTAATACTGAAGCAGCATTTAATGTTTCCCAAAATAATCCTTCAGAAATCCCAGCATTCCCAATAGTTCCAAATGCTACTTCATTTCCATTATGAGAAAATATTTTATGAGTTTCCTTTAAATTTTTTAATTTTTTATAAACTTTAGAAGCTTGAGCTAGGCCTAATAATTTAGGCATTTGAGCCGCAGTAGAGGAAATATCAGCACTGGAATTTTTTTTTTTAATAAGATTTTTCCAATTTCCATCCTCATTTAAAAAACGTGTACCAAAATGAGCGGTCATCATTCTTCCAGATGAAACAGGTTCTGCCTCCAAATCTGAGTGTGCATATAATTGCGAAAAAAAATTTTTTACAGTTAAAACTCCAATGGCCATCATAAACGTTTGATCACGATAATATCCAGATCGATAATCTCCATTTTGAAAAACTTTTGCCATAGCTAACTGAGGAATTTCTTTCCCATCTCCAAATATTCCAAATTTAGCTCTTCCATTTAAAACTTCTCTACGCCCTAATATGCTAGTTTCACGACTAATTCTTGCTAATTTATAATCATTTAAAACCATTTTTCTAAATGAATCAAAATCAAAAAAGTTTTCCTCCTCATCACTCAATTTTTTATTATTTTTTTTCATAAAACTATATATTTTTATAATGAAAATACAGCAATTTTCATTTATGAATTTCTTTATTTAATTTTAAGTATTTTTAAGTTTAAAAAAATAGAAACTATGATTGATCACATGTTTGGAAAAATCACTCTTTCTATTATCAAACCAGATGCTGTAAAAAAAGGATATGTTGTTCCTATTTTATCTCAAATAGTTCAATCCGGTTTTCACATTTTAGCGATAAAAATGACAGAATTATCTAAACAATCTGCTAAAAAATTTTATTCAGAACATAAAAAAAAATCATTTTTTGAATCTTTAATAACATTTATGTCTTCTGGACCAATTGTGTCTATAATATTAGAAAAAGAAAATGCTGTAAAAGATTTTAGAATTTTAATAGGAGACACTAATCCAATCCACGCAAAAAAAGGAACTATACGAAATTTATATGCCTCCTCTTTAGAAAAAAATGCTATACATGGATCTGACAGTAATCA encodes the following:
- the thrS gene encoding threonine--tRNA ligase is translated as MNKNKSSYQKDYDHRKIGRKLKFFIFSDRVGTGLPLWLPRGTVLRKNLEEFLIDVQKKSGYEMVVTPHIGHKKLYVRSGHWNKYGKDHFRTIHTPRKEEEFLLKPMNCPHHCEIYRSQEWSYRDLPKRFAEFGTVYRYEQSGELHGLTRVRCFTQDDAHIFCTYDQLLEEFKKVINLIFYVFRSLSFFTYTVRISLRDPKKIGDYIGSEINWEKAEKAILQIVKEEKIESYVNYGEAAFYGPKLDFLIKDSLGRSWQLGTIQVDYNLPERFDLYYKGKNNEKCRPVMIHRAPFGSLERIIAIMIEHTKGNIPLWLVPNQAVILPISEKYIIYAKKILNLMSNYNIRAFIDNRNEKINKKIRDSEENKIPYMIILGKKEEKDQMISLRRHGLGHMGIFSISDGIEHILNETNKFKNQN
- a CDS encoding MIP/aquaporin family protein translates to MTKIYAEIIGTMILVFLGNGVVANVILSKTKGHSKYGGWVPITLGWALAVFMAIIVSAPYSGAHLNPCVTISFAIIGKFRWEMVPFYIFSQFVGAMLGSLFVWVLYKDHFLETQDEQEKLSVFVTIPSIKNLFSNFLSEVLATFIFIFISLYLSTEGILFFGERKYPIGLGSLGAIPYALVVLGVVLSLGGATGAAINPARDLGPRIIYSIIPITGKVKNHWNYAWVPIIGPIVGGIIASTLYLFLSS
- the glpK gene encoding glycerol kinase GlpK produces the protein MFMKKYVLSLDQGTTSSRAIIFDQVGNIVSVAQREFTQIYPHPGWVEHNAEEIWSTQASVALEAILKANLEGENIVSIGITNQRETTVVWDKKTGEPIFNAIVWQDRRTFKYCDQIKKEGLTEMIRKKTGLIIDPYFSATKIRWILENIPGAQKKADSGSLAFGTIDSWLIWNLTGKEIHVTDVTNASRTMLFNIHTLSWDQELIDLFNIPVNMLPEVKSSSEIFGYTTGHILSHKIPISGIAGDQQAALFGQMCTKIGMVKNTYGTGCFMLMNVGNHPVFSQNNLITTIAWKIKNQVQYALEGSVFIAGAVIQWLRDGLGLLLSSNEAEKLASSVDNTEGLYMVPAFSGLGAPYWDQKARGTIVGITRGTSSAHFVRAALESIAFQNMDVLKAMEADSGISIKELRVDGGATVNKLLMQFQSDILNVKVVKSKISELTAAGAAYLAGLAVNYWSSLEEIQDKWQLEQVFEPKEMSSRLKRIQGWKRAIKTTRSWSRKIK
- a CDS encoding glycerol-3-phosphate dehydrogenase/oxidase, coding for MMKGFLNRDKFLEILDNVDIWDIIIIGGGATGLGIALDSSSRGYKTLLLEQSDFSKATSSRSTKLVHGGIRYLAQGNIRLVYEALRERGFLLKNAPHLVKKQKFIIPIFNWKMGIMYWTGLKLYEWLSGSLSFGKSKFLSKSEIIKSFPEIKSKELKGGILYYDGQFDDSRLAINLAQTCVKKGGILLNYFQVISLLKKVGNKISGVLACDVETKKKYSIYSKVVINATGVFYDSISKMDESTCPIVIKPSQGTHVVLDKSFFSSSNAIVIPKTQDGRVLFCVPWYDHVLVGTTDTFLEKSVLEPKPLEEEIDFILQTFNKYFVIHTKKSDILSAFSGLRPLFLPNNFCSTDTKTKDISRSHKLIISPSGLISIIGGKWTTYRKMAEDTVNKAINIGNLNKKPSVTKNLKIYGSYSSYKSKNYHWNKYGEDEYHIKKLIDKNPLLGVSLISKNSSSYTEAEVIWMVRYEMARTIEDVLARRFRLLFLNAKKAIDIAPRIATLMAKELSRDEKWEKSQVAAFKKLAMQYYYPVA
- the ffh gene encoding signal recognition particle protein → MFERLQNKLSQALHILKGHNTITEVNIASSLKEIAKSLIDADVNYKIVKNFIQRVQKKSLGKKVLTSLNPRQLIIKIVYDELVSIMGEKSGEMNLSKDPTIILICGLQGSGKTSFSSKLAFFLRKKNKFPLLVAADIHRPAAIDQLKLIAEKINIPVFSLKECKNVIEIVSQSIIYASKKKKNVIIIDTAGRLAIDAIMMEEIKKINQYSNPDEILFVVDTMTGQDAINTAQSFSKVLNFDGIVITKLDGDSRGGVAITISSVVKKPIKFISNGEKIEDLEVFHPDRIANRILGMGDIVSLVEKVQDKFDEKRTQKIYKKISKNRFGFSDLLEQIQQIKKIGNIKNLISMIPGIDRYFSFSGNQTNSFKKVEAIIHSMTPYERNHPKILSDIRRRQRISKGSGIKLNDIDIFLKQFHDMSQIMKKIHAHSGKKIVKDFIYQMINKERNV
- the argS gene encoding arginine--tRNA ligase gives rise to the protein MNDHFQSIEKIVKESVFVLYKLYDSTELDFQYTKKEYPGDITLILFPLSKKLKKSVDEIGINIGNYVQNKLKELIHFSVVKGFLNFIFEDGYYIYLLKNMLNTNFYDLKHHSKKIMIEYSSPNTNKPLHLGHIRNSLIGSSIAEILKTVGHEIIKTQIINDRGIHICKSMIAWKRFGKGKTPDNVKMKGDHFVGKYYSLFDKIYRKEIQEESCNSQRPIQNTIMNEAREILKKWELGDPVIRETWKEMNQWVYKGFKETYKKLEITFDQTEYESDVYDIGKKIVKKGLKKGIFFQKKDGSIWIDLIKEGFDQKLLLRSDQTSVYITQDIGTAVERFKKYNVDQIIYIVGKEQDYHFQVLFNVLKRLGYIWVNKLSHLSYEMVYLPSGKMKSREGNIIDADSLILKMSSIAKKNFLKKFHESEYQDRKEDQDAEIIGLGALKYYFLKIDPRKKIIFHPEKSIDFKGKTGTYIQYTYSRLRSLERKFFNFCSLINYYWSNIKFDIHEKNMIKILQKYPFVLKKAAMHLNPSLIANYIYEVSKTFNHLYQNKKLIDPLNMIHSNICMNIIHITGNVLKSGMNLLGIKMLDRM
- a CDS encoding branched-chain amino acid aminotransferase, coding for MKIEKTLRSRIEEMDFNNIVFGNQYSDHMFCSEFKNGEWKNSIIKPFGNIMFSPISLVFHYGQAVFEGMKAYKDENENVFLFRPEENLKRINRSATRLEMPNIPKNIFLNGLKKLIDLDRDWIPKNYGQSLYIRPFLIATDGVLSAKPSKDYMFMIISTPADTYYKHPLKIKIEEKYSRSASGGVGFTKAAGNYASSFYPTRLAHEEGFDQILWTDSSTHTMIEESGTMNVFFYLNNKLITPKANDNILSGITCKSILSLAKKEGFFVEERSLNVSEIIKGFHTGELKEAFGCGTAVVVNDFQTISYKGNNFLLPNIAEKKRISFYLKKKLLDIQHNRSEDPFGWRVLLKRDL